A genome region from Sphingorhabdus sp. SMR4y includes the following:
- a CDS encoding membrane protease subunit, with amino-acid sequence MRAGAGAYLVMFGIMVILIVLIMAFYPQYRVYSQRLAGEASLAEAQSSRQVAVLEARARRESAKELAAAEILRAEGAAKANAILQDSLGGPDGYLRYLQIQALESSRASLIYVPTESGLPITESARIRPGL; translated from the coding sequence ATGAGGGCAGGAGCAGGAGCATATCTGGTGATGTTCGGGATCATGGTGATCCTGATCGTTCTGATCATGGCATTTTATCCGCAATATCGCGTTTATTCCCAGCGATTGGCGGGCGAAGCTTCCCTGGCTGAAGCGCAATCATCCCGGCAAGTCGCGGTTTTGGAAGCGCGTGCAAGACGGGAAAGCGCGAAAGAACTGGCCGCTGCTGAAATTCTGCGGGCGGAAGGGGCGGCCAAGGCCAATGCAATTTTGCAGGACAGTTTGGGTGGTCCGGATGGCTATTTGCGATATTTGCAGATTCAGGCACTGGAATCGTCCCGCGCGTCCTTGATTTATGTTCCAACCGAAAGCGGTTTGCCGATCACGGAATCCGCCAGAATTAGGCCGGGTCTGTGA
- a CDS encoding ribonucleotide-diphosphate reductase subunit beta: protein MSLLEARKTYKPFEYPWAYEFWKRQQQIHWMPEEVPLGEDCRDWAQKLTEHERNLLTQIFRFFTQADVEVQDCYHDKYGRVFKPTEIKMMLTAFSNMETVHIAAYSHLLDTIGMPESEYSMFLEYEAMKDKHDYMGTFGVENDEDIAKTLAMFGGFTEGLQLFASFAMLMNFPRFNKMKGMGQIVSWSVRDESLHCEGIIKMFHTFVKERDCLTKSVKEDIIDCCQKTVRLEDAFIDLAFSDGPVTGMTAKEIKRYIRYIADWRLGQLGFQPIYMIEDHPLPWLAPLLNGVEHANFFEARATEYSKGATKGEWNDVWSSFDKRKGKVANEDEVAADDGPDMFEEAGVAAE from the coding sequence ATGTCACTTCTGGAAGCACGCAAGACCTACAAGCCCTTTGAATATCCCTGGGCCTATGAATTCTGGAAGCGGCAGCAGCAGATCCACTGGATGCCGGAAGAAGTGCCGCTCGGCGAGGATTGCCGCGACTGGGCGCAGAAACTGACCGAGCACGAGCGCAATCTGCTGACCCAGATTTTCCGTTTCTTCACCCAGGCCGATGTCGAGGTGCAGGACTGCTATCACGACAAATATGGCCGGGTGTTCAAGCCGACCGAAATCAAGATGATGCTTACCGCGTTTTCCAACATGGAAACCGTCCATATCGCCGCCTACTCGCACCTGCTCGACACGATCGGCATGCCCGAATCCGAATATTCGATGTTCCTCGAATATGAAGCGATGAAGGACAAGCACGACTATATGGGCACGTTCGGCGTCGAGAATGACGAGGATATCGCCAAGACGCTGGCGATGTTCGGCGGCTTCACCGAAGGGCTGCAGCTGTTCGCCAGCTTCGCCATGCTGATGAACTTCCCGCGCTTCAACAAGATGAAGGGCATGGGCCAGATCGTCTCATGGTCGGTCCGCGACGAAAGCTTGCACTGCGAGGGCATCATCAAGATGTTCCACACCTTCGTGAAGGAGCGCGACTGCCTGACCAAGTCGGTCAAGGAAGATATTATCGACTGCTGCCAGAAGACGGTGCGGCTCGAAGACGCCTTCATCGATCTTGCGTTCAGCGACGGCCCGGTCACCGGCATGACCGCCAAGGAAATCAAGCGCTACATCCGCTATATCGCCGACTGGCGCCTCGGACAGCTCGGCTTCCAGCCGATCTACATGATCGAAGACCACCCGCTGCCCTGGCTCGCGCCACTGCTCAACGGCGTCGAACACGCCAATTTCTTCGAAGCCCGCGCCACCGAATATTCAAAAGGCGCGACCAAGGGCGAATGGAACGACGTCTGGTCGAGCTTCGACAAGCGCAAGGGCAAGGTCGCCAACGAAGACGAAGTCGCGGCGGATGACGGGCCGGATATGTTTGAAGAGGCGGGGGTTGCTGCGGAGTAG